Within the Malassezia vespertilionis chromosome 3, complete sequence genome, the region AGTTTTGGCGAAAGGAGCAGGCCTCGTGCGGGCATGGGGCGCAAAAGCATCTCGACTGCGTTCGTGCACGACTCGCTGCCCACGTCGTTTCTaaatgtgccgcgccaCAGCGCGCCACAGAGCCTCTTGGAAGCGCAGTTTTCCGAAGCGCGCACCGGTTTCAgcagcagcgatgcgcgcccACAGATGTTGCCTATACGCGGCCAGGGCGAGCTTTTTCTGCGCACGGGCGAGTCCGAGGCGCGACTCGACCCCAAGGGCGACAGCGCATTGCTGAGCTACCGCATGGCGTCGATGCAGTGGCCGCCCCCGAAACTGCAAcctggcgctgcacggcgtcccacgtcgccgccggcgcggcgccacggcTCGCTCTGCATCGATACAAGCACCGCCGGCACACACCGCCGCTCTGTTTCGGTGCGCGGCCCCAGCTCTGCCGTGTggccgccgtcgcgctccgagCTGCCCGTGACGCCGACGtggaatgcgccgcgccgcaactCGGACGTGTCGCTTGCCTTTGGCGACATGTCCCTCACGGATACGCCGCGTTCTCCCAGCGGCAGTTGCATTCCCAGAGAGCGCTCTCCGCTTGCAACCGTAccgcaaacggcgctgGAGGATGGCAAcggcgccatggcgtcCGGCCCGCTTGAGTACCCGCCCTACTGGCCGTACGGCTACATGATGGCATACTCTGCGATGGAACTGCCAGTGcctgcgcgtgcgtttgTGATCAAGAGTTTCACCGAGATTGACGTGGAAAAGTCGCTCATCCACGGCGTCTGGTCGAGCACAGAGCGGGGCAATCGGCGCTTGAACGACGCGTGGCGGATGAGTGGCGAGACTGGTCCCATTTACCTCTTCTATAGCGTCAATGGCAGCGGGCGGTTTTGCGGGATTGCGCAAATGACCTCGGGACTGGACTACTCACGCAGCAGTACCATGTGGGCCGAAggcacgcgctggaaagGACTTTTTAGCGTGCGCTGGCTCCTCGCAAAAGACGTGCCCAACCGACAACTGCGGGGCATTACCATAACCAACGCCGCCGAGATGAAGTCCGTGACACAAAGTCGCGATACACAAGAGCTGCCgatcgatgcagcgctcgaaTTTTTGCACATTTTCTGCTCGTACATGGGCTATTCAAGCTTGGAAAATGCGGCTTGCATCTATACACCATACGAGACTTTGTAAATTTTCAAACACCCTATTTAAACATGCGGCCAAGGCTGCCCCCCGGGTGGTTCTTCATAAATGTGCTTTTTTCGATGCCTTTTGCCTGCGTGAGTGACATTGCAAGTGCatcgccaagcgcaagcatgaTGGTTGTGCTTGTCGTTGGCGCGGGAATATTGGGATAGGCCTCGGATTGCAAAACACGCACATCGTCGGGAGTTGCACCGCCGCCCGGAATGCTGCAATCAAGCCATACATCCGCTTGCTGGACGAGCGTCGATTTTTCATTGCCGGCCAAGGCAATCCGCGCGCACCGGCGCACAGGCTCTAGCTCCATAAACGCCACGATCTCGGGAGAATTGCCAGAGTAGGATAAGGAAAGTATAACATCGTGCGGAGAATTTATCATACCCAAATCGCCGTGGAGGGCGTCTGCAGGATGCAAAAACACGGCTTGCGTGTCAAGCGATAGGAGCATCGATACAATCTTTTGGCCGATGATACCGCTTTTGCCGATCCCGACCACAACAACTTTTCCCAAAGGCCGCCCATCGACCAAACGAGTTTTCTGGAGGAGCAATTGTAACGCTCTCCGAAAACTGGACTGCATGCGAGGGGATTGCTGCATCGCGGAAGAAACGTGCTGGAGTGCATCCGcttcgcgctgcacgaccaGTATGGCCACatcaagcgccgcatccaaACTCTTGGACCCTAAGGATAAAGGCACCTCGGAGAGCAGCTCGGGTGTGTCCGCACCCAAATGCATATCGGACGAGGCGGCCAGAGAGgtgtgcgcttggcgttGCGGGTACAACCGCCTTGCTCCACCTGCGAACGCTGCACATGACGTAAAGCCACGTGGAATTCCGGAAGACTGGAAAAAG harbors:
- a CDS encoding uncharacterized protein (COG:S; EggNog:ENOG503NWV5), giving the protein MPADPRSIWGAMRAEDGGYAGHPPPSFPRSPSATSDTSAGETVQRAYMRSHGGIQQDSKPPLTIRVPDMYSGQRTVSRSSFSATAPRESFGERSRPRAGMGRKSISTAFVHDSLPTSFLNVPRHSAPQSLLEAQFSEARTGFSSSDARPQMLPIRGQGELFLRTGESEARLDPKGDSALLSYRMASMQWPPPKLQPGAARRPTSPPARRHGSLCIDTSTAGTHRRSVSVRGPSSAVWPPSRSELPVTPTWNAPRRNSDVSLAFGDMSLTDTPRSPSGSCIPRERSPLATVPQTALEDGNGAMASGPLEYPPYWPYGYMMAYSAMELPVPARAFVIKSFTEIDVEKSLIHGVWSSTERGNRRLNDAWRMSGETGPIYLFYSVNGSGRFCGIAQMTSGLDYSRSSTMWAEGTRWKGLFSVRWLLAKDVPNRQLRGITITNAAEMKSVTQSRDTQELPIDAALEFLHIFCSYMGYSSLENAACIYTPYETL
- a CDS encoding uncharacterized protein (COG:M; EggNog:ENOG503P641), giving the protein MHLGADTPELLSEVPLSLGSKSLDAALDVAILVVQREADALQHVSSAMQQSPRMQSSFRRALQLLLQKTRLVDGRPLGKVVVVGIGKSGIIGQKIVSMLLSLDTQAVFLHPADALHGDLGMINSPHDVILSLSYSGNSPEIVAFMELEPVRRCARIALAGNEKSTLVQQADVWLDCSIPGGGATPDDVRVLQSEAYPNIPAPTTSTTIMLALGDALAMSLTQAKGIEKSTFMKNHPGGSLGRMFK